The proteins below are encoded in one region of Zootoca vivipara chromosome 10, rZooViv1.1, whole genome shotgun sequence:
- the TRIM24 gene encoding transcription intermediary factor 1-alpha isoform X2: MDEPMAGAGPTAAGPVAMGGENEAESRQGPADRADGESRLNLLDTCGVCGQNIQSRRPKLLPCLHSFCVRCLPPPHRYLMLPPPAAPSPGAGGPKDPPLPPPPPLLQPSPAPSSPVATPPSPLHCNPVGVVRCPICGQECAERHIIDNIFVKDTTEVPTSTVEKSNQVCTSCEDNAEANGFCVECVEWLCKTCIRAHQRVKFTKDHTVRQKEEVSPEAVGVTSQRPVFCPYHKKEQLKLYCETCDKLTCRDCQLLEHKEHRYQFIEEAFQNQKVIIDTLITKLMEKSKYIKYTGEQIQNRIHEVNRNQKLVEQDIKVAIFTLMVEINKKGKALLHQLECLAKEHRMKLVQQQQEVAGLSKQLEHVMDFSKWAVTSGSSTALLYSKRLITYRLRYLLRARCDALPVSNTTTVFHCDPSFWAQNIFNLGSLVIEDNETPPHMPKSPVMEPNIQPQSGLPSNQLSKFPTQISLAQLRLQHMQQQVLAQRQQAQRRAGPVGLPNPRIAGPMYQTPPPPPPQPPPRLVNFQNHSLKPNGSVPPAQPMRIPQNQNIPQSAVRPNPLQMAFLAQQAIKQWQINSGHASAAPSNASSTTSTPSSPTINSAAGYDGKTPVPPMIDLSSTMGGSYTLPSLPDIDCAGSISLESIGRREGIVEQSQPKPPSRKTVQSPNSSVPSPGLSGAVVHPPIRSPSASSVGSRGSSGSSSRPSGADSTQRVPVVMLEPIRIKQESGVPSEHYDFPVVIVKQETDEESRKQNTRFPGNLLTSLLLNNNRNRSSEATVLRTEAPDSTGDQPSNGKAAWIGTPHVGESRKDDDPNEDWCAVCQNGGELLCCDKCPKVFHLSCHVPTLRNFPSGEWICTFCRDLFKPEMEYDCDGPSHVTEEKRKLEGNVGLAPMDQRKCERLLLYLYCHEMSLAFQDPVPPTVPDYYKIIKKPMDLSTIKNRLQLHHPLYTKPEDVVADFRLIFQNCAEFNEPDSEVADAGMKLEAYFEELLKNIFPERKFPAQSYCRADRDSPNSTDDSDDDFVQPRKKRLKWEERQFVK, encoded by the exons ATGGACGAGCCTATGGCGGGAGCAGGGCCCACCGCGGCCGGTCCTGTCGCCATGGGTGGGGAAAACGAGGCTGAAAGCCGGCAAGGCCCCGCGGACCGGGCCGACGGAGAGTCGCGGCTCAACCTGTTGGACACTTGCGGGGTGTGCGGCCAGAACATCCAGAGCCGGCGGCCCAAGCTGCTGCCGTGCCTCCACTCGTTCTGTGTGCGCTGCCTACCCCCTCCGCACCGCTACCTCATGCTGCCGCCTCCCGCCGCACCTTCGCCGGGCGCCGGCGGCCCCAAAGacccgccgctgcctcctccgCCGCCTTTGCTTCAGCCTTCCCCGGCCCCCTCGTCGCCCGTTGCCACGCCGCCCTCGCCGCTGCACTGCAACCCGG TTGGTGTTGTTCGTTGCCCAATTTGTGGCCAGGAATGCGCAGAAAGACACATTATCGATAACATATTTGTGAAGGATACTACTGAGGTTCCTACTAGTACGGTGGAGAAGTCAAATCAG GTTTGTACAAGCTGTGAAGACAATGCAGAAGCCAATGGTTTTTGTGTGGAGTGTGTTGAATGGTTATGCAAGACCTGCATACGAGCTCATCAAAGGGTGAAATTCACGAAGGATCATACAGTCAGACAGAAAGAGGAAGTATCTCCAG AAGCAGTTGGTGTAACTAGTCAGCGACCTGTGTTCTGTCCTTATCACAAGAAGGAGCAGCTAAAGCTTTATTGTGAAACTTGTGACAAGCTGACATGTCGGGATTGCCAGTTGCTGGAACACAAAGAACACAG GTACCAGTTTATAGAAGAAGCCTTTCAGAATCAAAAGGTTATAATTGATACATTAATTACGAAGCTGATGGAAAAaagcaaatatataaaatatacaggGGAGCAGATTCAAAATAG GATTCATGAAGTGAATCGGAATCAAAAGCTGGTGGAACAGGACATTAAAGTTGCTATTTTCACATTGATGGTAGAAATaaacaaaaaggggaaagctCTACTCCATCAGCTTGAG TGTCTAGCTAAAGAACACCGAATGAAGCTTGTACAGCAACAACAGGAAGTGGCAGGTCTTTCTAAGCAACTGGAACATGTCATGGACTTTTCTAAATGGGCTGTCACCAGTGGTAGCAGCACAGCATTACTGTACAGCAAACGCCTA ATTACATATCGATTAAGATACCTCCTTAGAGCAAGGTGTGATGCCTTACCAGTGTCTAACACCACCACCGTGTTTCACTGTGATCCTAGCTTCTGGGCCCAAAATATCTTCAATTTAG GTTCTCTGGTAATTGAAGATAATGAGACCCCACCACACATGCCTAAAAGCCCTGTGATGGAACCAAACATACAGCCACAAAGTGGCTTACCTTCAAATCAACTATCCAAGTTCCCAACACAGATCAGTTTAGCTCAACTGCGACTTCAGCACATGCAGCAGCAGGTCCTCGCTCAGAGGCAGCAGGCTCAACGGAGGGCAGGTCCTGTGGGGCTCCCAAATCCTAGAATTGCAGGGCCCATGTACCAGactccaccgccaccacctcctcAG CCACCTCCACGTTTGGTTAACTTTCAGAATCACAGCCTCAAACCCAATGGCTCTGTTCCTCCAGCTCAGCCAATGAGGATTCCTCAAAATCAGAATATACCACAGTCAGCTGTACGGCCCAATCCACTGCAGATGGCATTTTTGGCACAGCAAGCTATTAAACag TGGCAAATCAACAGTGGACATGCTTCTGCTGCTCCCTCAAATGCCAGCAGTACAACATCCACTCCTTCCAGTCCTACCATTAATAGTGCTGCTGGATATGATGGGAAAACACCTGTTCCACCTATGATTGATCTGTCCTCAACAATGGGTGGCTCCTATACTCTGCCTTCTCTTCCTGAT ATTGACTGTGCAGGAAGCATTTCACTGGAAAGCattgggaggagagaaggaattGTTGAGCAGAGCCAACCCAAACCACCTTCACGCAAAACTGTCCAGTCCCCAAATTCATCAGTGCCATCTCCAGGCCTTTCAG GTGCGGTTGTCCATCCTCCAATTCGTTCACCCAGTGCCTCTAGTGTTGGAAGTCGAGGCAG CTCTGGCTCTTCTAGCAGACCATCAGGTGCAGATTCAACCCAGCGAGTCCCTGTGGTCATGTTGGAGCCTATAAGAATAAAACAAGAGTCTGGTGTGCCAAGTGAACACTATGATTTCCCTGTTGTAATAGTGAAGCAAGAAACAGATGAAGAATCCCGGAAGCAAAAC ACTAGGTTTCCAGGAAATTTACTTACCTCATTGTTGTTGAATAACAATCGCAATCGCTCATCTGAAGCAACCGTCTTGAGAACAGAAGCACCAGACAGTACAGGTGACCAACCATCCAATGGCAAGGCAGCATGGATAGGGACGCCTCATGTTGGAGAAAGCAGGAAAGATGATGACCCCAATGAGGACTGGTGTGCAGTGTGTCAGAACGGAGGAGAGCTTTTGTGTTGTGATAAATGTCCTAAAGTGTTCCACCTTTCTTGTCATGTTCCCACACTCAGGAATTTTCCAAG CGGAGAATGGATTTGTACATTCTGCCGTGATTTGTTCAAGCCAGAAATGGAATATGATTGTGATGGCCCAAGTCATGTGactgaagaaaaaagaaaactggaagGCAATGTGGGATTGGCACCTATGGATCAGAGG AAGTGTGAAAGATTACTACTGTACCTTTACTGCCACGAAATGAGCCTTGCTTTTCAAGATCCAGTCCCTCCCACG GTGCCTGACTACTACAAAATAATCAAGAAGCCAATGGACTTGTCAACCATCAAAAATAGATTGCAACTGCATCATCCATTGTACACAAAACCAGAAGATGTTGTAGCTGATTTCAGACTGATCTTTCAAAACTGTGCTGAATTTAATGAG CCTGATTCAGAAGTGGCTGATGCTGGCATGAAACTGGAAGCTTATTTTGAGGAACTCCTGAAGAACATTTTTCCAGAAAGAAAATTCCCTGCCCAGTCTTATTGCCGTGCTGATAGAGATAGTCCCAACTCAACAGATGACTCTGATGACGACTTTGTACAGCCACGGAAAAAACGTCTCAAATGGGAAGAACGCCAGTTTGTAAAATGA
- the TRIM24 gene encoding transcription intermediary factor 1-alpha isoform X1 codes for MDEPMAGAGPTAAGPVAMGGENEAESRQGPADRADGESRLNLLDTCGVCGQNIQSRRPKLLPCLHSFCVRCLPPPHRYLMLPPPAAPSPGAGGPKDPPLPPPPPLLQPSPAPSSPVATPPSPLHCNPVGVVRCPICGQECAERHIIDNIFVKDTTEVPTSTVEKSNQVCTSCEDNAEANGFCVECVEWLCKTCIRAHQRVKFTKDHTVRQKEEVSPEAVGVTSQRPVFCPYHKKEQLKLYCETCDKLTCRDCQLLEHKEHRYQFIEEAFQNQKVIIDTLITKLMEKSKYIKYTGEQIQNRIHEVNRNQKLVEQDIKVAIFTLMVEINKKGKALLHQLECLAKEHRMKLVQQQQEVAGLSKQLEHVMDFSKWAVTSGSSTALLYSKRLITYRLRYLLRARCDALPVSNTTTVFHCDPSFWAQNIFNLGSLVIEDNETPPHMPKSPVMEPNIQPQSGLPSNQLSKFPTQISLAQLRLQHMQQQVLAQRQQAQRRAGPVGLPNPRIAGPMYQTPPPPPPQQPPPRLVNFQNHSLKPNGSVPPAQPMRIPQNQNIPQSAVRPNPLQMAFLAQQAIKQWQINSGHASAAPSNASSTTSTPSSPTINSAAGYDGKTPVPPMIDLSSTMGGSYTLPSLPDIDCAGSISLESIGRREGIVEQSQPKPPSRKTVQSPNSSVPSPGLSGAVVHPPIRSPSASSVGSRGSSGSSSRPSGADSTQRVPVVMLEPIRIKQESGVPSEHYDFPVVIVKQETDEESRKQNTRFPGNLLTSLLLNNNRNRSSEATVLRTEAPDSTGDQPSNGKAAWIGTPHVGESRKDDDPNEDWCAVCQNGGELLCCDKCPKVFHLSCHVPTLRNFPSGEWICTFCRDLFKPEMEYDCDGPSHVTEEKRKLEGNVGLAPMDQRKCERLLLYLYCHEMSLAFQDPVPPTVPDYYKIIKKPMDLSTIKNRLQLHHPLYTKPEDVVADFRLIFQNCAEFNEPDSEVADAGMKLEAYFEELLKNIFPERKFPAQSYCRADRDSPNSTDDSDDDFVQPRKKRLKWEERQFVK; via the exons ATGGACGAGCCTATGGCGGGAGCAGGGCCCACCGCGGCCGGTCCTGTCGCCATGGGTGGGGAAAACGAGGCTGAAAGCCGGCAAGGCCCCGCGGACCGGGCCGACGGAGAGTCGCGGCTCAACCTGTTGGACACTTGCGGGGTGTGCGGCCAGAACATCCAGAGCCGGCGGCCCAAGCTGCTGCCGTGCCTCCACTCGTTCTGTGTGCGCTGCCTACCCCCTCCGCACCGCTACCTCATGCTGCCGCCTCCCGCCGCACCTTCGCCGGGCGCCGGCGGCCCCAAAGacccgccgctgcctcctccgCCGCCTTTGCTTCAGCCTTCCCCGGCCCCCTCGTCGCCCGTTGCCACGCCGCCCTCGCCGCTGCACTGCAACCCGG TTGGTGTTGTTCGTTGCCCAATTTGTGGCCAGGAATGCGCAGAAAGACACATTATCGATAACATATTTGTGAAGGATACTACTGAGGTTCCTACTAGTACGGTGGAGAAGTCAAATCAG GTTTGTACAAGCTGTGAAGACAATGCAGAAGCCAATGGTTTTTGTGTGGAGTGTGTTGAATGGTTATGCAAGACCTGCATACGAGCTCATCAAAGGGTGAAATTCACGAAGGATCATACAGTCAGACAGAAAGAGGAAGTATCTCCAG AAGCAGTTGGTGTAACTAGTCAGCGACCTGTGTTCTGTCCTTATCACAAGAAGGAGCAGCTAAAGCTTTATTGTGAAACTTGTGACAAGCTGACATGTCGGGATTGCCAGTTGCTGGAACACAAAGAACACAG GTACCAGTTTATAGAAGAAGCCTTTCAGAATCAAAAGGTTATAATTGATACATTAATTACGAAGCTGATGGAAAAaagcaaatatataaaatatacaggGGAGCAGATTCAAAATAG GATTCATGAAGTGAATCGGAATCAAAAGCTGGTGGAACAGGACATTAAAGTTGCTATTTTCACATTGATGGTAGAAATaaacaaaaaggggaaagctCTACTCCATCAGCTTGAG TGTCTAGCTAAAGAACACCGAATGAAGCTTGTACAGCAACAACAGGAAGTGGCAGGTCTTTCTAAGCAACTGGAACATGTCATGGACTTTTCTAAATGGGCTGTCACCAGTGGTAGCAGCACAGCATTACTGTACAGCAAACGCCTA ATTACATATCGATTAAGATACCTCCTTAGAGCAAGGTGTGATGCCTTACCAGTGTCTAACACCACCACCGTGTTTCACTGTGATCCTAGCTTCTGGGCCCAAAATATCTTCAATTTAG GTTCTCTGGTAATTGAAGATAATGAGACCCCACCACACATGCCTAAAAGCCCTGTGATGGAACCAAACATACAGCCACAAAGTGGCTTACCTTCAAATCAACTATCCAAGTTCCCAACACAGATCAGTTTAGCTCAACTGCGACTTCAGCACATGCAGCAGCAGGTCCTCGCTCAGAGGCAGCAGGCTCAACGGAGGGCAGGTCCTGTGGGGCTCCCAAATCCTAGAATTGCAGGGCCCATGTACCAGactccaccgccaccacctcctcAG CAGCCACCTCCACGTTTGGTTAACTTTCAGAATCACAGCCTCAAACCCAATGGCTCTGTTCCTCCAGCTCAGCCAATGAGGATTCCTCAAAATCAGAATATACCACAGTCAGCTGTACGGCCCAATCCACTGCAGATGGCATTTTTGGCACAGCAAGCTATTAAACag TGGCAAATCAACAGTGGACATGCTTCTGCTGCTCCCTCAAATGCCAGCAGTACAACATCCACTCCTTCCAGTCCTACCATTAATAGTGCTGCTGGATATGATGGGAAAACACCTGTTCCACCTATGATTGATCTGTCCTCAACAATGGGTGGCTCCTATACTCTGCCTTCTCTTCCTGAT ATTGACTGTGCAGGAAGCATTTCACTGGAAAGCattgggaggagagaaggaattGTTGAGCAGAGCCAACCCAAACCACCTTCACGCAAAACTGTCCAGTCCCCAAATTCATCAGTGCCATCTCCAGGCCTTTCAG GTGCGGTTGTCCATCCTCCAATTCGTTCACCCAGTGCCTCTAGTGTTGGAAGTCGAGGCAG CTCTGGCTCTTCTAGCAGACCATCAGGTGCAGATTCAACCCAGCGAGTCCCTGTGGTCATGTTGGAGCCTATAAGAATAAAACAAGAGTCTGGTGTGCCAAGTGAACACTATGATTTCCCTGTTGTAATAGTGAAGCAAGAAACAGATGAAGAATCCCGGAAGCAAAAC ACTAGGTTTCCAGGAAATTTACTTACCTCATTGTTGTTGAATAACAATCGCAATCGCTCATCTGAAGCAACCGTCTTGAGAACAGAAGCACCAGACAGTACAGGTGACCAACCATCCAATGGCAAGGCAGCATGGATAGGGACGCCTCATGTTGGAGAAAGCAGGAAAGATGATGACCCCAATGAGGACTGGTGTGCAGTGTGTCAGAACGGAGGAGAGCTTTTGTGTTGTGATAAATGTCCTAAAGTGTTCCACCTTTCTTGTCATGTTCCCACACTCAGGAATTTTCCAAG CGGAGAATGGATTTGTACATTCTGCCGTGATTTGTTCAAGCCAGAAATGGAATATGATTGTGATGGCCCAAGTCATGTGactgaagaaaaaagaaaactggaagGCAATGTGGGATTGGCACCTATGGATCAGAGG AAGTGTGAAAGATTACTACTGTACCTTTACTGCCACGAAATGAGCCTTGCTTTTCAAGATCCAGTCCCTCCCACG GTGCCTGACTACTACAAAATAATCAAGAAGCCAATGGACTTGTCAACCATCAAAAATAGATTGCAACTGCATCATCCATTGTACACAAAACCAGAAGATGTTGTAGCTGATTTCAGACTGATCTTTCAAAACTGTGCTGAATTTAATGAG CCTGATTCAGAAGTGGCTGATGCTGGCATGAAACTGGAAGCTTATTTTGAGGAACTCCTGAAGAACATTTTTCCAGAAAGAAAATTCCCTGCCCAGTCTTATTGCCGTGCTGATAGAGATAGTCCCAACTCAACAGATGACTCTGATGACGACTTTGTACAGCCACGGAAAAAACGTCTCAAATGGGAAGAACGCCAGTTTGTAAAATGA